A single Ctenopharyngodon idella isolate HZGC_01 chromosome 22, HZGC01, whole genome shotgun sequence DNA region contains:
- the tnnt2a gene encoding troponin T type 2a (cardiac) isoform X1, with protein sequence MTPTKTPSSNDISIKRRARACLSDIKTAILSTSQLYTRVKMSDNEEVEEYEELEEVQEEEQEEEEQEEVQHEEEDQEGEAKAEGEEETTQEHDGEEETEDGGEEAKPKFLKPFMLPNLVPPKIPDGERVDFDDIHRKRMEKDLNELQTLIEAHFESRKKEEEELISLKDRIEKRRSERAEQHRIRSEREKERQKRVEEERARKEEEEAKKRAEDDAKKKKTLTSLHFGGYMQKIERRSGKKQTEREKKKKILSDRRKPLDIDSANDSALREKAKELWSWMRQLEAEKFELQYQFTKQKYEINVLRNRVSDHQKTTKRTKRGLRK encoded by the exons ATGACCCCCACAAAGACCCCCAGCTCCAATGATATAAGTATCAAGAGGAGAGCCAGAGCTTGCCTCTCGGACATTAAGACAGCCATTCTCTCTACATCTCAGCTGTACACCAG AGTAAAAATGTCAGACAACGAAGAAGTGGAAGAGTACGA GGAGCTGGAGG AGGTGCAAGAGGAGgagcaggaggaggaggagcaggAGGAGGTGCAGCATGAGGAAG AGGATCAAGAGGGGGAAGCGAAAGCAGAAGGTGAGGAAGAGACCACTCAAGAACATG ATGGGGAAGAAGAGACAGAAGACGGAGGAG AAGAGGCTAAACCCAAATTCCTAAA ACCTTTCATGTTGCCGAACCTGGTGCCCCCAAAGATTCCAGATGGAGAAAgagttgattttgat GATATCCACCGTAAGCGTATGGAGAAGGACCTGAACGAGCTCCAGACACTGATAGAAGCTCACTTTGAAAGCCGaaagaaggaggaggaggaactCATCAGCCTAAAAGACAGGATT GAGAAACGGCGTTCCGAGCGAGCAGAGCAGCATAGGATCCGCAGCGAACGCGAGAAGGAACGGCAGAAGCGTGTGGAG GAAGAAAGAGCTCGcaaggaggaagaggaagccAAAAAGAGGGCAGAGGATGAtgccaagaagaagaagacgcTCACCAGTCTGCACTTCGGTGGTTACATGCAGAAG ATAGAGAGACGGAGTGGAAAGAAACAgactgagagagagaagaagaagaagattcTTAGCGATCGCCGCAAACCTTTGGACATTGACAGTGCCAACGACTCCGCTCTCAG GGAGAAAGCAAAGGAACTGTGGAGCTGGATGCGTCAACTAGAAGCAGAAAAGTTTGAGTTACAGTACCAGTTTACCAAACAGAAATATGAG ATCAATGTCCTGAGGAACAGAGTTAGTGACCACCAGAAAAC GACAAAGAGAACTAAGAGAGGCCTCAGGAAGTGA
- the tnnt2a gene encoding troponin T type 2a (cardiac) isoform X2, translating to MTPTKTPSSNDISIKRRARACLSDIKTAILSTSQLYTRVKMSDNEEVEEYEELEEDQEGEAKAEGEEETTQEHDGEEETEDGGEEAKPKFLKPFMLPNLVPPKIPDGERVDFDDIHRKRMEKDLNELQTLIEAHFESRKKEEEELISLKDRIEKRRSERAEQHRIRSEREKERQKRVEEERARKEEEEAKKRAEDDAKKKKTLTSLHFGGYMQKIERRSGKKQTEREKKKKILSDRRKPLDIDSANDSALREKAKELWSWMRQLEAEKFELQYQFTKQKYEINVLRNRVSDHQKTTKRTKRGLRK from the exons ATGACCCCCACAAAGACCCCCAGCTCCAATGATATAAGTATCAAGAGGAGAGCCAGAGCTTGCCTCTCGGACATTAAGACAGCCATTCTCTCTACATCTCAGCTGTACACCAG AGTAAAAATGTCAGACAACGAAGAAGTGGAAGAGTACGA GGAGCTGGAGG AGGATCAAGAGGGGGAAGCGAAAGCAGAAGGTGAGGAAGAGACCACTCAAGAACATG ATGGGGAAGAAGAGACAGAAGACGGAGGAG AAGAGGCTAAACCCAAATTCCTAAA ACCTTTCATGTTGCCGAACCTGGTGCCCCCAAAGATTCCAGATGGAGAAAgagttgattttgat GATATCCACCGTAAGCGTATGGAGAAGGACCTGAACGAGCTCCAGACACTGATAGAAGCTCACTTTGAAAGCCGaaagaaggaggaggaggaactCATCAGCCTAAAAGACAGGATT GAGAAACGGCGTTCCGAGCGAGCAGAGCAGCATAGGATCCGCAGCGAACGCGAGAAGGAACGGCAGAAGCGTGTGGAG GAAGAAAGAGCTCGcaaggaggaagaggaagccAAAAAGAGGGCAGAGGATGAtgccaagaagaagaagacgcTCACCAGTCTGCACTTCGGTGGTTACATGCAGAAG ATAGAGAGACGGAGTGGAAAGAAACAgactgagagagagaagaagaagaagattcTTAGCGATCGCCGCAAACCTTTGGACATTGACAGTGCCAACGACTCCGCTCTCAG GGAGAAAGCAAAGGAACTGTGGAGCTGGATGCGTCAACTAGAAGCAGAAAAGTTTGAGTTACAGTACCAGTTTACCAAACAGAAATATGAG ATCAATGTCCTGAGGAACAGAGTTAGTGACCACCAGAAAAC GACAAAGAGAACTAAGAGAGGCCTCAGGAAGTGA